In Quercus robur chromosome 11, dhQueRobu3.1, whole genome shotgun sequence, the sequence TTCAAAGTCCACAATGCTATTGTTCAATTAGTTCCATTTTCAAATTAATCAACAACAACTTCTGGAGTAAAAAGGTTCCCTTAAATTTGTCCAGTGGGTTCTAGCATCTTTGAAGAATACCAGACAAATAGGGGAACAAGTGTGTGTGATGATTTCCTTTCAATAAATTGTCccagaatataaaaaagaaagtcaTCTCCTCTGATGTTTGAGAAGTTTTCATGTGTTGCAAACAGTGCTGTATGATGGATTGTTTGGCCATATctaatccattttttttctgtttAGGTAGACTGGGAAGGAAAAGTTGCTCTTATACAATGTGCAAAAGCAATGGGAATCCAGAAGTATGTTTTCTTTTCCATCCACAACTGTGACAAGCATCCTGAAGTTCCACTAATGGAGATAAAGTACTGCACTGAGAAGTTTCTTCAGGACTCAGGCCTAAATCACATCATAATCCGGTTATGTGGTTTCATGCAAGTAATTATCatctaaatgaaaattttggacATGCTCTTCTATAATATGATTTATGACatagtttattttttacttaACTCTGTGCTTCTGGTTATTTTCCTCGTACAATAGTCCTCCCTTTTCCTTATTCTTTCTCATTCCtcctttaaaatataattttgaaaaactgatCATTAATATTTATGTCTAACGAAACTATTGCTTCCTTGAGATAAGTTTGCCAATTGAAGAGATGTATATATTGAGTTTGCTAATAGTTTCATGGAGAAAATTAGGCtctcatttttataatattatctaTCAAGTATGTATACAAATACAACGCCATAGAATGTTCATGCTCATAAATGACTTGAGCCAGGGAGATGATTGTGTGAAACAGTTggttattatatatgtatgtgtgtggaCGATTCTTTCCTGcttctaaggtttttttttttttttttgtgtatggcTTCAAATCTTTTGTTTCATATTAGAAACCAAGTGAAAATGCTTCCTACCAATTTTCCAGGGCCTCATTGGGCAGTATGCAGTGCCTATACTAGAGGAGAAATCTGTATGGGGAACGGATGCTGCAACAAGAATTGCTTACATGGACACCCAGGTAAGTATTGCCTAAATTGCTTACATGGACACCCAGATATTCTATTTGCAAGTAGAATATCTCGACAGTTTTTAATGACATTCTCATTGTGTATTAGGATATAGCTCGCTTGACATTTATAGCTTTACGCAATGAGGAAATTAATGGGAAGCTTCTCACATTTGCTGGTCCTCGTGCATGGACAACCCAAGAGGTGAAGAAGactatttttactttttaaaataccATAATCATTTGCCTAGCATTACCCTAACCTTGTTTCTTCCTACTGTTCGTAGTTTTGACTCTTGTTGAACTGTTTAATTGTTAGACAACATAGGGAGGGAAATGGCAACTAAAAAAGAACCTCAAAATGAGTGGCTagcttttcatttctttttaaacaaatcGTTTGTTACCGATTAACTTTTGGTAACAGCAGTACTTTTATGCACCCTGTGTTGAAGGGTAAATCCTATACTATGTGGCCTCCTCTATTTGTGAGTGTGTGAGTatagatgagagagagagagagagggagtaaATGATCAATGGCTTTGGATAAAAGTGAATGTACAGTCTCTTTCTTATTGTACATTAAAAGTGCGTTCTTGTTTTAGGTGATAACATTGTGTGAGAGGCTTGCAGGGCAAGATGCAAATGTTACTACTGTCCCAGTCTCTGTGTTGAGATTGACTCGCCAGGTGACTCGGTTTTTTGAGTGGACAAATGATGTTGCTGACAGATTGACATTTGCAGAGGTAATAAATTATTCATTCCTGTTTAttcccataaaaataataatatgctTCCTGTGTTATTTAAGAACCGAATAAACTCGAAAACCATCAAATGAGGAAATAAATGGAAGAGAACAGCATAGCTGAAGAAGGGGTGGCATATAATATGCTAAGAAGTTATGTTCACAACCGCTATACAGCGCTTGATCATAGACACATTGCAACATCTTGATTAGATTAGAAGGGACATTTCTTTTGTTAGTGTCTCAAGTATACATAATTGAGATGACTAATGTCCTTATTGGGTGCATTTGTATTTTGTAGGTGCTCACAAGTGACATTGTTTTCTCTGTTCCAATGAATGAGACATATAAACTTCTTGGTGTGGATGTGAAAGATGTAGTTACCTTAGAGAAATATTTGCAAGATTATTTCACAAACATATTGAAGAAATTGAAAGATCTCAAAGCACAGTCAAAGCAAACCGACATCTACTTCTGAATGAAGTCCATTTTGTAACTGTAAATGTAACCATGAATGTATCAACAAGTTTGATACCTGATAACAGTCATCAAAGAGGAATGCTATTCATTTGGATCCCTTTACCTCCCCCTTTTTTGTTTCCTGTCTTCCAATCAGTAATAATTTAAACCAATAGCAACCCTACACTTAAAAGTTATAAAGTAGGTCACTTATTCCATACAAGCTCAATGAAATAATCATTAGCGTTTCCCATAGGAAATTAGAAATAACTCCTAGACTTTATGCATCCCCATTTTCATCAGATTGGGCTGATGTAAcctaggaaatttttttgcatgggCCGGCCTTCAAAGTTTGTGTTTCCAAATGTTAGAAGTTATGTGAGTGTGATGGATGTTGGACAAAGTTAAAGTCAAAGTAACACACGATCTAACAGGACTCAGCTAGAcaaccctaacttttttttttttaattttctttgctGAATAGCCAACCTTAACTTAATAGCCTAATAAAAATCTCCACTTGCTGTAAGTTGAACAACAAAAACCCTCTTTTTtacaattaataattattagaaACTAATGaaatattcttctaaaaaaaaaaaaagagaagaaaaagaaactaatgAAATATAGTTGACTTGaaacttcaaacttcaaactaataaaaacaaattatttagtACAAAATACGATATAACCGTAAagtcatatgaaaaaaaattaatttttattgctttcattGGTTTGGAATGGCataaattttctgttttttcctcttattcATGAGTTCtatattacattaaaaaaaaaagtattttagtaTGTATAATATTTATGAATCTTTTATTAATCCGAATCTTTAATATAAATGTGTTAATTAGTATTTTAGCATAATATTTGACAATACATTATACATTTTTAGTAGCCAGCTAGTTGTAGTGGAGAGAGACATAGGGCTGTAAACAAGTTGAGTTTTGTCGAGTAGTGCATGTTCAAGTTTGGCTCGcttgtaaaaattaaaagctcAAGCTTGGCTCTAACTTGTGACAAGCATAAAACAATTGAGCATGAGCTTGAGCTTGTGAGAAAGCCAAAAAGCTTGGGCTTGGCTTGATTAGTTAGTCAAGCCAAACTCGAGCTTTTAATATCAAGTACAAACTTGAGTTCAGCTCAAGTTTTCGAGCTTGAGATCTAAGAAAATTACATTataaaatgcttaaatttccaaaatcaagtaaaaaaaaaatagtatactcATTTTATCGTGCTTTTAGTCACACTTATGATTAATcattattcaaatttaaattttacataattaaatctaTTCATTCATCCTTCTTTGTCTacaatttcaacaattttttaaaatacaatttttacattcacgttagatgatgaagaactagaaaaatgcttgtttgtaactattatgaataggaaaatactaacatgttttataactttatattagATTACTGATGGGAAAAGGTCATATGTGGctgacttaaatttttttaaatgtaaactaaaatctaaacaatGCTTCATTAGTTTagagggaaggaaaaaaattaaaataatgggTAATGCTCCCATATTGGTCATatcattattaatatatatatgtaatgaaTTTATCTAGCAAACACATATAAACTTAAATAATTCTAtacttgaattgttttgtatCAAGCCTTATAGCTTATGAGCTTGTTcatgaccaattttttttgtttgggcttggcttgtttattaaacaagcctaaaactaaggctcaagtttggcttatttataaacaaataaacatgaaCAAGTTTTTTATCAAGCTGAGCTGGAATTGTTCATAAATGACTTGGTTCATTTACCTATATTGaagttattggttgttatttgGATAGTAAAAATGTGGTGAGATTTTGTTATAGGCACAGAACTAACTCCTATTATTTGGGTGAAAAGAGCATTGAAGTTACATTTGAGAGCGAGAGTGAGagcaaatgttttctttttgtcaatcaaaaccccaaaaatcacTTTCTTTGCCTCTCCATTGCAAAGAGAGAGAACACTACACCATAATAGTCCATAGGTCAAACACACTTACTAGGTCAATAACAGAATTATAGGAAAACAAACGAAACTTGTTCCCTACCAAAGACCACTTCTCACCGTCAAAATCACATATATTGTATGTAATCGTGTCTCATTCACATCCTCtaaaaaaatctttgaaaacccacaaacaaactcaaacatccaaatctctctctctctctctctctctctctttatatgcAAATCTTCTTgtaatctatactactatttaaggggctttccCTGTTTGGATcggattttttttgttctaaagTACCCCCTACatccctatgtttaagtagagataaaactaaagaacaatcaaataaaaatacaacCCTAACTTctactaaaacattgcctaaaaaatagggccactcttctattaattttcaaatttatttatttacttataaattagattctcaaaataaaatttatatatatatatataaaaaaatatagatttttttttctgccaccactaaaaaaaaaagaaaagaaagcctaacattagattttttgttcatatcaacttcttttatgtggagtggacatatatatatatatatatatcaaataattcatagaaccatacaattttttttctctattcatCTCTTCTtctatatgtatttgtttactcTAATTTATTCATCTCTATTCATAACagctatctttttttttttttttttttattttattcattgtgtttctatttttctacTGACGTagttcaattatttttataaagtattttagataatgcaattcattttaattattgatataattttttttaatttggtgttTTTAATTGATTGTGCAGATTATTTCCTCACTAAGGACAATATCAAAATGGCTAGACACGAATGTCAATATCAAAATGGCTAGACACGGGTAATTCATATGTAaacttttacatttacattgcaatgcaatatatatattttcctcttTATGTAcctttatttatctatttttgaaattattttgagtGTGGTACCCTAGAAGGTCTAgatacttatttttatttttattttttgtaatttatggaaTATTTAGTTCGGTCATatatacaacaaattttatcacCAAATCTATTTGGGATGGAAATCATTTACAATATGAAATTAGGAGATTTATGCGAGAAGagctatcttttttattttattttattgtgtttctatttttctattaacgTAGTTCAATTATTACTTaaattctatgatttttttattaaaaaaatttagataatgcaattcatcttaattattgatattattttttgattggtgtttttaattgattatgCTAATTATTTCCTCACTTATGACAATGTTAAAAAGGCTATGACTAGTAATTTATAGGTAAAATTTACATGTACAGGTAAAATTTACATTTACATTGCAATCTAGAtactttatttttgtaatttatggaatttctttttggttatatatacaAGAAGTTTATATATGGTTAGCACTTCTACTACTCCATGTGTTAGCAAGTATAATGGAAagaaatataaacaaattaaaattttactacaagtagcttctaaaaatttaaaacttgccataatttttaaaaattactactgtagtattttatttgttattaaattatattatattataaaatatatatattttaatttatatataatttttttattaattaagggcataatactagtatacTCCGTAAAGTGTAAACTCTCGGGGGAATTTGCAAAGTAACGGTGTGAGAGGGTTGTATGTAGTAAGTTAGGCAGCGTTTGAAAGATTTAagaaaactagcatctcaagttttagaaactcgagatccaattaaaaaatgagttttagaaactcgctTTGCAGTTGCTGTGAATTGCTGACTGGGCTTGAAGTGCCACtgtgccacatagatctcgcgtctataagactcgagttctaaaaaacaaaaaccgaGTCTTACAAACTCGATTTTTGTTGGACTTGATGAAACACAAAACTTGAAGAATGCAGCAAGAACAGAGATGAAGAGACCTGAAGAACGCAGCGATCTGACGACGAAGAGCAGGAACCCACGGAAGAACAAGATGAAGAAGAACACAACGGAGCTTCGCTGCCGCTGCCTCCATCACTCCTGGGACGGAAGAACACGATGAAGAAGAGCACAACAGAGCTTCGCCGCTACTGCCTTCGTCGTTTCTGATTTGGGATTTCTGATTTGTTGTTCAGATTTGTTGTCCTTTCGTGTTTCTTCTGATTTGTTGGTTATTCCTTTGTGTTCCAGAGTGTTTCCGTTCCGGTTTTTTTCTGTTCTGGTGTTCTTCATGTTTCTGTTTTGGGGTGTGAAATCTCtttatggaacttgagttccacacTGGaaaaaaactcgagttctacgTGGACTTTTCCTCCACCTCAGTTACCACAACAtgcaaatcgagacttaaaaactcgagttttatatTGGAATTTGAGTTTTAGACACTCACATGCTAGTTTTTAACATACTTTTACaacgtgacaactaactaaattttttaatatttattgttatttattgttctttttattttatactctctctctctctcttaaaaatacATAGCTAAATCCCTTTTCTGTCCATTCACAGGTTCATGAGTTTTGCATTTGCTAAAGAGTAAACCTTTTTTTAGCCGATTTAAACCCACCCAGCAATCACAAGCAAAACCCAGCCAAAGCCATTATCGTCGCTAACTcgcctccaccaccaccaaacagCCACAAACACATAGATTAACAAACATGTCCCACATACAAATCGACGGACAATCTTGGTCTTCGTTGCTTTTCGGGCTTTGGTTTCAGAGAGCTTGAAGGTGTTCTCATTTACTGATCGATTGATTGAATCTAGTATTATCGAATGGATTTGAGGAGGCTTTGCACTATCACCAAACCCACCCCAATCTTCTACCCCATCACCCGCCCTTTAACCTGCGTGACCTCTTCAGCCTCCCACAACAACCAAAACCAGCACcagcctcagcctcagcctcagccGCCATTAGAGCTCGAGAGCTATCCACCAAAGCCTCCCAATCAGACTTTGCTCAACTGGGTATCTTCTATTCTCTCAAACCCATCTCTAGATTCTTCTAAATGTAAATCCCTCATACCCCATTTGTCCCCTCACCACTTTGATACTATTTTATTCTCTGTAGCTCTTATTAACTCCAATGCCAACCCCAAAACCActctcaatttcttttattttgcgTCTCAATCTTTTAACTTTCGCTTTACTTTGAGATCTTATTGCATTTTGATTCGTTTGCTTATTCTATCCAACTTGGTTTCGCCTGCAAGATTGCTTTTGATTCGTTTGATTGATGGGAAAATGCCTGTTTTATCCTATGCTAACACAAAGAACCTACATATTGAGATTGCCACTGTGATGGCAGATTTTAACTCGACCACGACGCCCCAGCGGGCTCTTGGGGTTCAGGTCTCGGATTTGCTGGTACATGTTTATTGTACCCAGTTTAAAAATCTGGATTTTGGTGTTGATGTGTTTTGCTTATTGGCTAGAAAGGGTATGTTTCCGTCTTTGaaaacttgcaattttttgTTGAGTTCTTTGGTGAAGGCAAATGAGCTTTCAAAGAGCTATGAAGTGTTTGAAATGACTTGTCAAGGAGTTTCTCCTGATGTTTACTTGTTTAGTACTGCAATTAATGCGTTTTGTAAGGGTGGGAAGGTTGAGGATGGGATTGGGTTGTTCTTGAAAATGGAGGAGGTGGGTATTGTTCCAAATGTTGTTACATACAATAGTATTATTCACGGGCTATGTAAGAATGGGAGATTAGATGAAGCATTCCACTTCAAAGAAAGGATGCTAAGAAACAATGTGAAACCTAGTCTTATAACATATAGTGTACTTATTAATGGTTTCGTGAGGCTGGAGAAATTTGATGAAGCGAATCGTGTTTTGAAAGAAATGTTGGACAAGGGTTTTGTCCCGAATGAGATTGTATATAACACACTGATTGATGGGTATTGTAAATCAGGAAATATTAGTGAGGCACTGAAGATAAGGGGTGATATGGTAAGTAAGGGGATAATGCCTAATTCTGTCACTCTTAATTCTCTTACACAGGGTTTTTGCAAGAGTAATGAAATAGAACGTGCTGAGCATATTTTAGGGGAAATGTTATTAAGAGGGTTAAATGTAAGCCAGGTTACTTATACGGCAGTCATAAAGGGATTATGTATGAAGGCTAGGCTTGAGTCTGCACTACAATTCACTGAGGAGATGCTAACAAGAAACCTCAGACCCAGTGATGGGTTGCTCACCACATTGGTTGTTGAACTTTGTAAGGATGGAAAGCATTCAGAAGCAGTAGAACTTTGGTTTAGGCTATTGAATAAAGGTTTGGCAGCCAATACAGTGACCTCAAATGCTCTAATTCATGGACTTTGTGAAGCGGGAAACATGCAAGAGGCTGTTAAACTGCTCAAGGAGATGCTGGAGAGGGGTTTGGTATTGGATAGGATCACATATAACACACTTATCTTGGGGTGTTGCAAACAGGGGAAAGTGGAGGATGCTTTTAAGCTTAGGGAGGAGATGGCTAAGAGACAAATTCCACCAGACACCCATACTTACAATTTGCTAATACATGGGTTGTGTAACATGGGTAAAGTGGATGATGCAGTAAAGCTTTGGGATGACTGCAATAGAAATGGTATGGTTCCCAATGTGTATACATATGGGGTCATGATAGATGGATATTGTAAGGCGAATAGAATTGAAGAGGGTGAAAACCTATTCAATGAGTTGGTTAATAAAAACATGGAGctaaatattattgtttataataCACTAATAAGAGCATACTGTAGAAATGGGAATATGACTGCTGCATTTAAACTTCGTGATGACATGAAAAGCAAGGGCATTCCACCTACTTGTAACACATATTCTTCTCTTATACATGGAATGTGCAATATTGGTTGTATTGAGGATGCAAAAGGCCTTCTTGATGAAATGAGAAAGGAAGGTTTGCTGCCAAATGTCGTTTGTTATACTGCACTAATTGGTGGTTATTGTAAGCTTGGTCTGATGGATAAAGTTCAGAGTGTCTTGCTGGAAATGTCTTCGTGTAACATACATCCTAATAAAATTACCTACACTGTCATGATTGATGGGTATTGTAAATTGGgcaaaacaaaagaagcaacTAAGCTTTTACATGATATGGTAGAAAGGGGAATTCTCCCTGATGCTGTCACATATAATGCCTTGACAAATGGGTTTTGCAAAGAAAGGAAGATAGATGAAGCATTTGAAGTGTGCAATCAAATGTCCAATGGAGGAGTATCTTTAGATGAAATTACATATACCACATTGATTCATAATTGGCCTCAGCCCTCAACAATTGCAAATCAAGACTAATCATGAAATCTGAAGAGGTTGGGTTCTATAATTGACATTTTCTTGCCTTTATATTGTGACAAATCTTTGTTTCAACTTgtttaaacaaatttattatatttaattgacAGCCCATGTTCTGttaggttattttatttttctcttaggGTAGCTGATTGTAAACCATGGAACAGTCGTTGGTAACCTTCCCTTTGAGATTCAAGTATGATCATGGAACTTCTGCAGCCTCCTATGCTCTCCGCAATATTGCTGTTGGTTATCTATAGGAGTGTTTGCCTTTATCTTGGACCAGATTGATAATCAGCAGAAGAAACAATATCTTCTGCTTCACTTTGAAGGAGGTGTGTGCTTTCAAATTACCATTCTATCTTAGAGCTGGATATTATCCTATAGAGtgtttc encodes:
- the LOC126707707 gene encoding protein HIGH CHLOROPHYLL FLUORESCENCE PHENOTYPE 244, chloroplastic-like, whose product is MALRLPTQLATPGRFHHHQHSSKTSVSRALSWKGTIAPDAAHFSPLSSSTSTGRCNVGPRVMCTAETVGVVNLAPGTPVRPTSILVVGATGTLGRQVVRRALDEGYEVRCLVRPRPAPADFLRDWGAIVVNADLSKPETIPATLVGIHTIIDCATGRPEEPIRKVDWEGKVALIQCAKAMGIQKYVFFSIHNCDKHPEVPLMEIKYCTEKFLQDSGLNHIIIRLCGFMQGLIGQYAVPILEEKSVWGTDAATRIAYMDTQDIARLTFIALRNEEINGKLLTFAGPRAWTTQEVITLCERLAGQDANVTTVPVSVLRLTRQVTRFFEWTNDVADRLTFAEVLTSDIVFSVPMNETYKLLGVDVKDVVTLEKYLQDYFTNILKKLKDLKAQSKQTDIYF
- the LOC126707705 gene encoding pentatricopeptide repeat-containing protein At4g19440, chloroplastic; the encoded protein is MDLRRLCTITKPTPIFYPITRPLTCVTSSASHNNQNQHQPQPQPQPPLELESYPPKPPNQTLLNWVSSILSNPSLDSSKCKSLIPHLSPHHFDTILFSVALINSNANPKTTLNFFYFASQSFNFRFTLRSYCILIRLLILSNLVSPARLLLIRLIDGKMPVLSYANTKNLHIEIATVMADFNSTTTPQRALGVQVSDLLVHVYCTQFKNLDFGVDVFCLLARKGMFPSLKTCNFLLSSLVKANELSKSYEVFEMTCQGVSPDVYLFSTAINAFCKGGKVEDGIGLFLKMEEVGIVPNVVTYNSIIHGLCKNGRLDEAFHFKERMLRNNVKPSLITYSVLINGFVRLEKFDEANRVLKEMLDKGFVPNEIVYNTLIDGYCKSGNISEALKIRGDMVSKGIMPNSVTLNSLTQGFCKSNEIERAEHILGEMLLRGLNVSQVTYTAVIKGLCMKARLESALQFTEEMLTRNLRPSDGLLTTLVVELCKDGKHSEAVELWFRLLNKGLAANTVTSNALIHGLCEAGNMQEAVKLLKEMLERGLVLDRITYNTLILGCCKQGKVEDAFKLREEMAKRQIPPDTHTYNLLIHGLCNMGKVDDAVKLWDDCNRNGMVPNVYTYGVMIDGYCKANRIEEGENLFNELVNKNMELNIIVYNTLIRAYCRNGNMTAAFKLRDDMKSKGIPPTCNTYSSLIHGMCNIGCIEDAKGLLDEMRKEGLLPNVVCYTALIGGYCKLGLMDKVQSVLLEMSSCNIHPNKITYTVMIDGYCKLGKTKEATKLLHDMVERGILPDAVTYNALTNGFCKERKIDEAFEVCNQMSNGGVSLDEITYTTLIHNWPQPSTIANQD